A genomic window from Arvicola amphibius chromosome 5, mArvAmp1.2, whole genome shotgun sequence includes:
- the LOC119815233 gene encoding olfactory receptor 4K13-like — protein sequence MQRGNLSVVSEFILWGLAHSQSVQALLFIMLLVLYLFIVSGNIVIMVLITTDRHLHSPMYFLLANLSFVDMWLSSVTTPKMISDFLRENKTISFAGCMSQVFFAHCIAGGEMVLLVAMAYDRYVAICKPLHYFTIMNLRRCSGLVLVSWTTGFIHAMSHLVVIVELPFCGPNEIDSFFCDMPLLIKLACVDSHDLDILMNADCGVVAIACFILLLISYTYIIITVHQSSKAGASKALSTCSAHITVVMIFFVPCLFIYVWPLNIIWLDKFLAVFYSVFTPLLNPAIYTLRNKEMKNAMKRFIRNHLGPKGNPQTLKL from the coding sequence ATGCAAAGAGGCAATCTGTCTGTGGTATCAGAATTTATACTTTGGGGACTTGCCCACTCACAGAGTGTTCAGGCTTTACTCTTCATAATGCTTTTagtactttatctttttattgtgtctGGAAATATTGTCATCATGGTCTTAATCACCACTGACCGCCATCTCCATTCTCCCATGTACTTCTTGTTGGCCAACCTGTCCTTTGTTGATATGTGGCTTTCCTCAGTCACCACTCCTAAGATGATATCAGACTTTCTCAGAGAAAACAAGACCATTTCCTTTGCAGGCTGCATGTCACAGGTCTTCTTCGCTCATTGCATTGCTGGTGGAGAGATGGTGCTTTTAGTGGCAATGgcttatgaccgctatgtggccatctgcaaacCACTCCATTACTTTACTATTATGAACCTGAGAAGATGTTCTGGACTGGTGTTGGTTTCGTGGACTACTGGTTTTATTCATGCCATGAGTCACCTGGTAGTGATTGTGGAGTTGCCTTTTTGTGGCCCCAACGAAATAGATAGCTTTTTCTGTGACATGCCATTGCTGATCAAGCTAGCTTGTGTGGATTCCCATGATTTGGATATTCTAATGAATGCTGACTGTGGGGTTGTAGCTATAGCCTGCTTCATTCTCTTGCTCATTTCCTACACATATATCATTATCACTGTTCACCAGAGCTCCAAAGCTGGTGCATCTAAAGCTCTGTCCACATGCAGTGCCCATATCACAGTGGTGATGATCTTCTTTGTGCCCTGTCTTTTCATCTATGTGTGGCCACTCAATATCATTTGGTTGGATAAGTTTCTTGCTGTATTTTACTCTGTTTTTACACCTCTCCTAAACCCAGCTATTTATACACTgagaaataaagagatgaaaaatgcTATGAAAAGGTTCATTCGCAACCACCTAGGTCCCAAAGGAAATCCCCAAACCCTGAAATTATAA